The following DNA comes from Nicotiana sylvestris chromosome 10, ASM39365v2, whole genome shotgun sequence.
ATTAAACGTGGAAATCTCACCCCACAAGAACAACTCTTAATTCTTGAACTTCACTCTAAATGGGGAAACAGGTAAATTCATATATCCAAACTCTGTCTTCTTCGGACTTTGATCCAGTGGTAAGAGCGCAACACGTGATGTGCAAACTAAATATGACGACTTCGAACCATACCATGGGCTAGGGACAGTGTCATGAGTTCAAACTAAGCCGCAGACAAAATCTTGATATTTAAGTAAAAACAAAAGGGTAGAAAGATAATTATTATTCATCTGAGTTTTGAACCGTGCGACACTTATTCTTGACTTTGTCAAACACATAATTCTTGATTTTCAAATGCCATAAAAAAGGGTCTTTTTATTAATCATGTTTGTGAATGTAGGTGGTCAAAAATTGCTCAACATCTACCAGGAAGAACAGATAATGAAATCAAGAACTACTGGAGAACAAGGGTGCAAAAACAAGCAAGACAACTCAAGGTTGATTGTAATAGCAAAATATTTGTTGAAGCAATCAAGAGTCTTTGGGTGCCAAGATTACTTGAAAAAATGGAACAATCTTCCTCCATTGAAAAACATAATCCTTCACTAATTACTCCCTTAATCAACAATCAAGAACCTTATGATAAGGAAAATTCAAGAATGTATTCAACAGATTCAATGAATATGTTGAAGTTGGAGCCTCATGAAATGACACAAGATTTCACTATCTACAATAATTCAGTACAAAATGAGTGTTACCATGTGGAAAGTTTAAGCCAACAGCCAGATTTTTCATCTCAAGAAATGTCAATTTCAGAGTGTGAGGTGGCAGAAGCTCATTGGTTTAGTGATGAAATGGCTGCAACATCATTATGGAACATGGATGAGTTTTGGCAATTCAGAAAGCTAGGAGATATAGACATCTAGTTAGACTTGTCCCAATTTTCAAAGTCAGAAGATGTAGTTGTAGTCCCTCTTAAAAGAAGAGGGCTAAAAAATGCTAATCATAATAATAGTATTTACTTTTGATAATGCATATGCTATAGTTTTAGTAGGTTTTAAGAGTTCTGACTATGACTTAATCTCATAAGTAGTTTTCTAGCTCTAATATACTTTTgtacaaaaaaaaatatcaaatgggTAGTTTTTGTGTCCATATATTAAGAACTGGTGCTTTTCTTGATTTCTTGTTTAATATTTTATAGgggttttgtttttaaatattttattctttttttattaaGAAGGGAAGCCTTGACGTAATTGGTAAAGTTGTCTCCATGTGATCAGGAGGTCATGGGTTTGAGCCgtagaaacagcctcttgcacAGAAATACAGGTAAGGTTGCGTACGATAGACTCGTGGTCCGGCCCTTCTCCGGATCCCACGCATAGTAAAAGCTTAATGCTGCCCTTCTTTTTCTATTAAAGCTTCTTGGTTAAGATTACACTTATTCATTAGTTGATTCATAATTGAGAAGATGATTCTTTAGTAACAGAAAGGTAACTAAGGAATGATCGAAAGGCTGTGGTCAAATATGAGGAAACTGTGAGGAAGTGACTTACTGAAAGGGAGAGCtcgaaatgaaaaggaaaaagaccCCAGTGTTGTCTAATCATGTAAAGAGAACATAAATTTCATAGTATTTGTATGTAATATTAAAAGGAGTATGGCCTATAGGTGATACAACCCCTCCCCCAACCAAACAACCCCACACATCACAAAAACCAACCCCCATCCTCTGCCTTGGGTTCAACCTCTTTATATTTTTACAATATCTGAAATTTACTGGACCGACTAATTTGAATTCGCACTAAATATGTCTACCAATAAAAGATTTTACTTGAGTAGATTTTAACAATCTTACGTTCCTAAAACTCGCATGCAATACTTTTGACTAAGGGTGGGGAGATTTCAATCATCGCACCAAACCTCATGTGGTTATCCTCTTTATTTCATCATATGATAAATGCTATCAGTACCGGTCGATATCTGAACTTCACTGGATCGGTTAATTTGAATTCGTATTGAATATGTCTACCAATAAAAGATTTTACATTCGTAGATTTCGAATGCAAAATTAAGGTTGGATAGATTCCAACCATCTTACGTTTCTTAAAACTCGCATGCAATACTTTTGATTAAGGGCGGAAAGATTCCAATCATCGCACCAAACCCCATGTAGTCATCCTCTTTATTTTCATCATATGATAAAATGCTATCATCATccaatttgtttttttattttcaagaaaaaaagaagtaaacTCATCTCAAAGTTTGAGCTTTACACCATCATATTTTGATAGAGGTAGGGAAGACTGCTGTCAAATGAAAGGTCAACTAGAAGGTATTGTGTGAAATCCAATCACTGATTTGATTGTTACAACCTCAAAAAAGTTAAAAGgataaaaaggagaagaaaaagggACTTGTGATTTGATGAGAGTGGACGATAAAGATGTACTTTAAGTGATCATTTTTCAAGCAGAGCACAATGAGAAAGTATACCAATGTGCAGTTGCAGAAGAATGATTGAATGCAGAGAAATGCAAGTTCTTGATTTCTCAAATAGGAAAAAGCAAGAAAtgaaagaagaaagatggcacttaTACCTCTAGGCTCTAAATATACTCTAGCAATTGGACCTTTGCATTGTCCATATTGCATTAGAAGTAATTTATTActagaattaacctaaatagcagCCCACTCAATTACTCAAATTAAAAATAGCCGGTGAATGTATAATATATATGAAAGCtatgtataatatgtgtataactaTGTATAATCAGTATATGATATATGTATACCGGCTAGGAAAAGTAAATAATCAAACCGGGCGGATATTtgtggctatttgtgtaaagatgaAAGTCCGATATAGAGGGGTGAagttcaaaaatagtcagatttacaagtggtaattgaaaaatagccacagtttcaaaagtaatcgaaatttaactactttttatgtaaagataaagctgaacgaaaacactattcaaaatccggaaaatattccaacataatatattgtacttccagcataatatgctggaagttcatatacaggtgcaccaatctccagtatattatgctggaactttccgtgttgcagccaAATAgaggctatttttcaatgactttgcaaacgctgactatttttcaattactaaTCCAAAAAGTAGAAATTGCGTGAGGTAGCCACTATTGAAGGTGGTATTTATTTTTCATCCAGCAATTCTAATGTtgagcaaaaatagccactattctattaaaattaatatgaaaagatatttttaccctttcttccatTGCTTTTCTTCCCAAACTCTCGCTTCTCTCTCAAGTTCGATACCTATTATTGATCTCTcaaattgtgatgacccaaaagttgCAGAATCAATATGTGATGCAGTAGAGAATCGGTCAGATCATTAATCATGGTATTCCTGTTGAAGTTCTTGAGAATGTGTTACTGGACATAAGTTCTTTGAGTTGCTTGTTGAGGATATGAGGAAGTATTTGAACGAGAATTCACCCACTCTCTGTAGGTGGagttctgattcttgttgatgcATGTGTTGTTGAAAGGATTTGGTCCTTAACATAAagttacaagcacagaaattaaggaTATGTAGTCTTTAACTTAGAGTTACTagcacagaaattaaggacaagtagtcctgaacttagagttacaaggtCAAAAactaaggacatgtagtccttaacttagacttGCAAGCTCATAAATTAAAGACAGTTAGTCTTGAACTTATAATAACAAGCTCATAAGTTAAGGGCACTccgtcctgaacttagagttggaagttcaaaaattaaggacacttggtccttaacttagagttacaagcaaaGAAATTAAGCacaggtagtccttaacttagagttaaagcacagaaattaaggacagATAGTCCTgaactttgagttccaagttcaaaagttaaggacatgtagtcctgaatttagagttacaagttcaaaagttaaagacaagtagtcctaaacttagacttacaagctcataaattaaggacaGTTAGTCCTAAACTTACAGTAACAAGCGcataagttaaggacacttggtccgggcgggtaaagtttattaaagcagtgactaaagactaaagacattttaaacagtggcttaaaagtaaatacataggTAACTGTGCACTTCTAGTCCATGCTATTTTCACTATATAGAGCCTTAGGTTGTGTATCATTTCTTGTTTATCCTTAATTCAAGAAACAAAAGGCTAACAAGTAGCATGATTATGACCACTAACTTACTAGTTACTACTATAATGTGGCAAATTCACTGTAAGAACAAGAGCACTAAATTTCAAGAAAAGCTTTATGCTAGGAGCAATTTGCTGTCAAATGTTCTTTGAGAATTCACTGAAGTTTTTCATAGTCACATCAGTGAAACTATCCTTAAAAAAAGTTGCATCTCAGCATGTGACCAAACAAGTTAAGTTTCCATGTGAAAATGGAACTTACTATAAGCATCATACTTTTTCTCTTTTCAAACTTCAATTCAATTATCATTGGACATCACTTAATTCTTGAAGAGACTAGGCTCTTCTCACATGTCACAACTTGGAACTTACTCCCCCCCCCCACCCACCCACACCCCTTTTATAAGCGTGGTATTTAGTTAGCTTGTGCGCATCGCTACTATTCAATTGGGATACTTGCTAACTCACACAAGCACTGGCACCGGATAACTTTGCCCATCAAGACTTcagcaaatgaaaaaaaatcatctAGTGTTTTCGTCTCTGCTCGAAGTGAAGCTATCGTCTTCAATAATTTTATCTATTTCATTAACGGCTAGGCCACGCTCTTGGTGCAACTTGAAACTTACTTCCCTACAATGATAAAGGTATCATTCACCACCATAGACTTCATGTTCTGGTACAAAACCTTTTGAGAGAATTTAACTGTTGATTAAAATGACCCCTTTTTCCATGTTGGTAGGTCCATTGTAAATAAAGTAATTCTATCACCCTCACATAGGACCAAAATTATGGGTGTCTTCAGCTTAAATGTCCATAAGACCCCCACACaccaaacaaaaaaaattacaCATGGACCCTACAACAACATAACCAATATTATACCACAACGTAGGGTTCTGGAGAGGGTAGTATccacgcagaccttacccctaccttgtgagaaTAGAGAAGTTGTCTCCAATAGACATTCGGCTCATGAAAGCATAAacaccacattaatgaaaatatagataAAGGACAGCATCAAAAAActatataaaagcagaataaaaataacaagatagtaaggtgatcaataatgaaagaaaacaacatgtagtcataaaaacctactaccaacagaTGGACCCTACACTAAGGTGCTATTTGTACATCATGCCCCTTCACaattttaaaattaagaaaatgaCCTTTTTAAATCTCTTATGTGTAAAAGACAGATTTCTTGCGTGTAAAAGTAAATCTCATGTGTGTAAAAAATGAGGTAGAGtcaaaaaactaaaaataagtTTATAAAGAGTCACAAAACCAATGGAGTCCCCATCCTTAGAAGTAAATACATGTCTCCTCCCCCCTTTCATTAGGGTACAGAATTACACAAGACCTGCACATAATCATGGCCAACTGAGCAATTCCTACTAGGTAGCTCTTCCCCTTAATGGACCTATGAGGTACAATCTGGATTAGTCGGGCCAGCAAACTCCGGTCACCAAATCACtaaaccaaaacaaaaaaaagacacTAGGACCAACAATCAGATGAATGAAAGCAAAGATGGTCTTTAAGCAGAACTAAAAGAAACTACAGTGACTAGcaagaagccacccaaaaatctgAAAAGCTCGAGGAGGATCTACTCGCTGATTTGGTTACTAAGAATACCAAAGACTGGTCATGTCATATCTGAAGCCATAACTGCAATTTTTtgcagaaaagaaacaaaaaggacTTCACGGGAGATAACAAAATTGagctaccaaaacttttttgTCATATCTAAACTTGGTGTATTCCCGGAATACCAAAAATGTTCATTCTTGAAAATGTCTATTTGTACACGTAAATATCAAGAAAAATGCATTAGTTAATCTCACTCGATCACACACTGCCATTTCACTTCCATTTCTTCATAAAAGCTTCATTTTCCACCCTTGGCATAGCTATCACGCAGCGTGACAGTCCGATTGAAGACCAGTTTCTCAGAAGTGGAATCCTGGTCAACAGCAAAATACCCTGCAAAAGTCATCATTTAAAACAACTCAAGTATTACAATTCATCTGTTTTGAGAAAATTAAGGAAATCAGGAACAATGGAGGGCATTGGGAACTAAGGCCTTCAGCAGTTTAACAAATTATATTTTCGTATGATGAATTCAAAAGGTAGAAACACCAACTCTTCAAACTCGGAATTTGAAATGTGaattgaaaaacaaaaatcaaagcAACCAACATCTTTCAGCTCCGGAGACTTAAAATTTGATTTTGTTAAAGCAAATAGAATCTCATGTTTCACATACACATGCTATCACTCTATAAAGTAACTTAGAAAAAAGCTTCAGCTAGAATTGGATTGCTGCTATTAGTATTTCAAGGCACCAAAGCAAACATCAAAGAAGTAATAGATACTGTAAAGGAACCTATTTTACGACTCAAGAAGGGGGTAACATAGTAGAGGCACTTAAACTTTCATCTTAGCTAAATTTCAGCTCCCTATCAAGGAAATAACGAGTACTAGAACTTACCGAGCCTTTCAAACTGAAATCTGCCTCCAAGAGCAGCCGTCCTAACTAAGGGCACAGCATAAGCATTTTGTATCACCACTTTAGACTCAGGGTTCAAATCACCAAGCCAGTCTTCTAGTTCGGCGGGATTCTTATCACAAAACCAAGCACCAATTAGCTTCAAAATAACTGTGATTTTGAAAGGTGAAAAGTAAGTTTGACAAGGTAAAGAAGAAACCTCGGAGAGAAAGAGCCTGTCAAATAGCCGGACCTCCACCTTAAGTGGATCTACCCCAGGTGAAGGTTCTGCAACCCAATGAAGAACACCCTGCAACGACATTGTTTCAGGAACAATAGATCTGAAATTCTAAACCAACCATGACACAGAAGAATTTAACGTCAAAAAACCCACCTTAGGCTTGGTCGTCT
Coding sequences within:
- the LOC104244262 gene encoding transcription factor MYB62-like; the protein is MSKNIVIMSNNSSNEDDQFELRRGPWTLEEDNLLIHYISTNGEGRWNALAKCAGLKRTGKSCRLRWLNYLKPDIKRGNLTPQEQLLILELHSKWGNRWSKIAQHLPGRTDNEIKNYWRTRVQKQARQLKVDCNSKIFVEAIKSLWVPRLLEKMEQSSSIEKHNPSLITPLINNQEPYDKENSRMYSTDSMNMLKLEPHEMTQDFTIYNNSVQNECYHVESLSQQPDFSSQEMSISECEVAEAHWFSDEMAATSLWNMDEFWQFRKLGDIDI